The following coding sequences are from one Fragaria vesca subsp. vesca unplaced genomic scaffold, FraVesHawaii_1.0 scf0510363, whole genome shotgun sequence window:
- the LOC101312110 gene encoding uncharacterized protein LOC101312110 yields AFDLIFPGNPHLYCYHHLRYNLSRKYKNKGGEIVVADVLQKFFKVAYASTEKSFYFHLKNLRDEGGATIIDEFIREIPLEHWCRAFFKGCRYGIMANGIAESFNNWIVAERSLPLFAMLDQTRMIEMKMMSEKSVKSKSWTTKLTPKMEKRLKEQLDRSRVFRLIASHENVYEWQINCFPCAHALAAIQGARLDVYDFIDPYFTAEYYRMCYSFPIAPLSNVDAFCSSTEDFILHPVTKRPAGRPKSKRIASAGEKKLIRCGRCNKMGHHNKKSCTKPLNMLL; encoded by the exons GCATTTGATCTCATTTTTCCTGGTAATCCTCATCTTTACTGTTATCATCATTTGCGATACAACCTTAGTCGAAAGTATAAGAACAAAGGAGGGgaaattgttgttgctgatgtgTTACAAAAATTCTTTAAAGTGGCTTATGCATCGACTGAGAAGTCTTTCtactttcatttaaaaaatttgagagatGAGGGTGGTGCTACTATTATTGATGAATTCATAAGGGAGATTCCATTGGAACATTGGTGCCGTGCTTTTTTTAAAGGTTGTCGGTATGGGATTATGGCAAATGGTATTGCTGAATCCTTTAATAACTGGATTGTTGCTGAGCGTTCACTGCCCCTTTTCGCTATGTTAGATCAAACAAGAATGAtagaaatgaagatgatgtcaGAAAAGAGTGTTAAGTCGAAATCTTGGACTACCAAGCTTACtcctaaaatggagaagaggctGAAAGAGCAGCTTGATAGGTCTCGTGTGTTCAGGCTGATTGCTTCCCATGAAAATGTTTATGAG TGGCAGATTAATTGCTTCCCATGCGCTCATGCACTTGCTGCTATACAAGGTGCAAGACTTGATGTGTATGATTTCATTGATCCTTATTTTACTGCTGAATACTATAGGATGTGTTATAGCTTTCCTATTGCACCTCTGAGTAACGTGGATGCCTTTTGTTCTTCCACTGAGGACTTTATACTACATCCTGTTACAAAGAGGCCGGCTGGGAGACCTAAATCAAAGAGGATAGCATCTGCTGGTGAGAAGAAGCTGATTCGATGCGGTCGCTGTAATAAGATGGGCCATCATAACAAGAAGAGCTGTACGAAACCTTTGAACATGTTGTTGTAG